One window of the Actinomyces wuliandei genome contains the following:
- a CDS encoding FHA domain-containing protein produces the protein MTYAVFVLLAAVPTGGAAALLLWLTALRSGGRSWFDRMAGTVLISSRAVSASSCTLLLDGEAVAVTGPLVLGRQPSPLDSHPQARLVAVLRGDDSVSKTHLLVCPGADGVLMTDLGSTNGTYVEDSHGAHRLSPGQEEYVRRGRQAYLGDGVCVVR, from the coding sequence GTGACTTACGCAGTTTTTGTCCTGCTGGCTGCCGTTCCCACAGGCGGGGCCGCCGCGCTGCTCCTGTGGCTAACTGCACTACGGAGCGGAGGCAGGTCGTGGTTCGACCGCATGGCGGGTACGGTCCTCATCTCCTCGCGGGCGGTCTCTGCCAGCTCATGCACGCTGCTCCTTGACGGGGAGGCCGTCGCGGTGACCGGTCCGCTGGTGCTGGGGCGCCAGCCCTCGCCCCTCGACTCCCACCCGCAGGCGCGGCTCGTGGCGGTCCTCCGGGGTGATGACTCGGTGTCAAAGACCCATCTGCTGGTCTGTCCGGGTGCCGACGGCGTCCTCATGACGGACCTTGGTTCCACCAACGGTACCTACGTGGAGGACTCGCACGGAGCTCACCGCCTGTCTCCAGGACAAGAGGAGTACGTGCGACGTGGTCGGCAGGCATACTTGGGTGACGGAGTGTGCGTCGTCCGCTGA